A stretch of Myxococcus hansupus DNA encodes these proteins:
- a CDS encoding isoaspartyl peptidase/L-asparaginase family protein: MLVSSTSLRRVLVLGAVMLLAPQGCSHTGAARTDGEQATSDGTPVRKPKWGLVIHGGAGVISRENLSPEREAEVRAALTQSLEAGHAVLARGGSALDAVSAAVRVLEDSPYFNAGKGAVFTHDGVNELDAAIMDGTTRKAGAVAGLRHVRNPIELARLVMEKSPHVMMVGEGAEAFAKTQGVALVDPKYFYTEDRWQGLQRALEKERAQPPSSSVQPGYDPVTGDHKFGTVGAVALDQNGGLAAATSTGGMTNKRFGRVGDSPIIGAGTYADPTCAVSATGHGEFFIRYTVARDICARVEYQSLPLQEAARVVVNDVLVQAGGEGGVIAMDREGNIAMPFNSSGMYRGHVGEDGKPVVAIFQDAEAGADAK; the protein is encoded by the coding sequence ATGCTCGTGTCGTCTACGTCCCTTCGCCGTGTTCTCGTCCTGGGTGCCGTGATGCTCCTTGCTCCTCAAGGCTGTAGCCATACCGGCGCCGCTCGCACGGACGGCGAGCAGGCCACCTCGGACGGTACGCCCGTGCGCAAGCCGAAGTGGGGGCTCGTCATCCACGGCGGCGCGGGCGTCATCTCCCGGGAGAACCTGTCGCCCGAGCGCGAAGCCGAGGTCCGCGCCGCGCTGACGCAGTCGCTCGAAGCAGGGCACGCGGTGCTGGCGCGGGGCGGCTCGGCGCTGGACGCGGTGTCCGCGGCGGTCCGCGTGCTGGAGGACTCGCCGTACTTCAACGCGGGCAAGGGCGCGGTGTTCACCCATGACGGGGTGAACGAACTGGACGCCGCCATCATGGACGGCACGACGCGCAAGGCCGGCGCGGTGGCGGGCCTGCGGCACGTGCGCAATCCCATCGAGCTGGCGCGGCTCGTGATGGAGAAGTCGCCGCACGTGATGATGGTGGGCGAGGGGGCGGAGGCCTTCGCGAAGACGCAGGGCGTGGCGCTGGTGGACCCGAAGTACTTCTACACGGAGGACCGCTGGCAGGGGCTCCAGCGCGCGCTGGAGAAGGAGCGCGCCCAGCCGCCGTCCTCGTCCGTCCAGCCCGGGTATGACCCGGTGACGGGGGACCACAAGTTCGGCACCGTGGGCGCGGTGGCGTTGGACCAGAACGGCGGGCTCGCCGCGGCCACGTCCACCGGTGGCATGACGAACAAGCGCTTCGGCCGGGTGGGGGACTCGCCCATCATCGGCGCGGGCACCTACGCCGACCCGACCTGCGCGGTGTCCGCCACCGGGCACGGTGAGTTCTTCATCCGCTACACCGTGGCGCGCGACATCTGCGCCCGCGTGGAATACCAGTCGCTGCCGCTCCAGGAGGCGGCCCGCGTCGTCGTCAACGACGTCCTGGTGCAGGCGGGCGGAGAAGGCGGCGTCATCGCCATGGACCGCGAGGGGAACATCGCCATGCCCTTCAACTCCAGCGGCATGTACCGCGGCCACGTGGGCGAGGACGGCAAGCCCGTCGTGGCCATCTTCCAGGACGCGGAAGCGGGCGCGGACGCGAAGTAG
- a CDS encoding cysteine desulfurase has translation MSGFDVKQVRADFPILHQEVRGRPLVYLDSAATAQKPQAVIDALVRFYQHDNANVHRGVHVLSERATEAYEGARETVRRFINARDVKEIVFVRGTTEAINLVAQTYGRKHIGAGDEVLITQMEHHANIVPWRMLCEQTGAVLKVIPVDDRGELVLDAVDALLTERTRILAVTQVSNALGTVVPVKELTRRAHAKGIPVLVDGAQAVTHFPVDVQDLGCDFYAFSGHKMFGPTGIGVLYGRMDRLEAMPPYQGGGDMILSVTMEKVTYNRVPYRFEAGTPNLEGAVGLAAAIRYLESLGMENVAAHDRELLAYATQALESVPGLRMVGTAREKSGVLSFMLADIHPHDVGTILDREGICIRTGHHCAQPVMQHFKVPATSRASLALYNTREDVDALVRGLHKVLEVFQ, from the coding sequence ATGAGCGGCTTCGACGTGAAGCAGGTCCGCGCGGACTTCCCCATCCTGCACCAAGAGGTCCGGGGCCGGCCGCTGGTGTACCTGGACAGCGCCGCCACGGCGCAGAAGCCGCAGGCCGTCATCGACGCGCTCGTGCGCTTCTACCAGCACGACAACGCCAACGTGCATCGCGGTGTCCACGTGCTCTCCGAGCGCGCCACCGAGGCGTACGAGGGCGCCCGCGAGACGGTGCGCCGCTTCATCAACGCGCGGGATGTGAAGGAAATCGTCTTCGTGCGTGGCACCACCGAGGCCATCAACCTGGTGGCGCAGACGTACGGGCGCAAGCACATTGGCGCCGGGGACGAGGTGCTCATCACGCAGATGGAGCACCACGCCAACATCGTGCCGTGGCGGATGCTGTGCGAGCAGACCGGCGCCGTGCTCAAGGTCATCCCGGTGGATGACCGGGGCGAGCTGGTCCTGGACGCGGTGGACGCGCTGCTCACGGAGCGCACGCGCATCCTCGCGGTGACGCAGGTGTCCAACGCCCTGGGCACGGTGGTGCCGGTGAAGGAACTCACACGCCGCGCGCACGCGAAGGGCATCCCCGTGCTGGTGGACGGCGCGCAAGCGGTGACGCACTTCCCCGTGGACGTGCAGGACCTGGGTTGCGACTTCTACGCCTTCAGCGGGCACAAGATGTTCGGCCCCACGGGCATCGGCGTGCTGTACGGCCGCATGGACCGCCTGGAGGCCATGCCTCCCTACCAGGGCGGCGGCGACATGATCCTCTCCGTGACGATGGAGAAGGTGACCTACAACCGGGTGCCGTACCGCTTCGAGGCGGGCACGCCCAACCTGGAGGGCGCGGTGGGGCTGGCGGCGGCCATCCGCTACCTGGAGTCGCTGGGGATGGAGAACGTCGCCGCGCACGACCGGGAGCTCTTGGCCTACGCCACGCAGGCGCTGGAGTCGGTGCCGGGCCTGCGCATGGTGGGCACCGCGCGCGAGAAGTCGGGCGTGCTGTCCTTCATGCTCGCGGACATCCATCCGCACGACGTGGGGACCATCCTGGACCGCGAGGGCATCTGCATCCGCACGGGCCACCACTGCGCCCAGCCGGTGATGCAGCACTTCAAGGTGCCCGCCACGTCGCGGGCCTCGCTGGCGCTCTACAACACGCGCGAGGACGTGGACGCGCTCGTTCGGGGCCTGCACAAGGTCCTGGAGGTGTTCCAGTGA
- the sufT gene encoding putative Fe-S cluster assembly protein SufT — protein sequence MRGMMVVLEREVSATIIPSGDRVMLPAGSELRVTQTLGGNITVQDPYGQLFRVDEKDGGALGEEYAPKEKAAGDPSEFNEEQVWEQLRTVYDPEIPVNIVELGLVYACTAEPHPEGGQRVDIQMTLTAPGCGMGPVLVEDVRTKVGSVPGVKETRVELVWDPPWGQERMSEVARLQLGWM from the coding sequence ATGCGAGGAATGATGGTGGTGCTGGAGCGGGAGGTGTCCGCGACAATCATCCCCAGCGGAGACCGGGTGATGCTGCCCGCGGGCTCGGAGCTGCGCGTGACGCAGACGCTCGGCGGAAACATCACGGTGCAGGACCCCTACGGTCAGCTCTTCCGCGTCGACGAGAAGGACGGCGGCGCGCTGGGCGAGGAGTACGCGCCCAAGGAGAAGGCCGCTGGCGACCCCAGCGAGTTCAACGAGGAGCAGGTCTGGGAGCAGCTCCGCACGGTGTATGACCCGGAGATTCCGGTGAACATCGTGGAGCTGGGGCTCGTGTACGCGTGTACGGCGGAGCCGCATCCGGAGGGCGGTCAGCGGGTGGACATCCAGATGACGCTCACCGCGCCGGGCTGCGGCATGGGGCCGGTGCTCGTGGAGGACGTGCGCACCAAGGTGGGCTCGGTGCCGGGCGTGAAGGAGACGCGCGTCGAGCTCGTGTGGGACCCGCCCTGGGGCCAGGAGCGCATGTCCGAAGTGGCGCGGCTCCAACTGGGTTGGATGTAG
- a CDS encoding alpha/beta hydrolase family protein, whose amino-acid sequence MTVLGAVLLGGLPLACDTGSEDTREDGGVSLPDASTPPDAGVPDAGAPEDGGSDAGTAELTVTVLSTGQATLEGEVWPYQLLRLEEPGKAPSYAQWFPPKKPGTWPVMVLTRPYDGIAWTGEAVDARWAARPNGLYLDDSEPNFDGGAHYIAYSQSTPESIAGESSIYLRHDFGVLAIFGRFYAGGDIQNDRDDMALGMRFLTVAEGVDRARIGIFGGSWGGFNALYAAVDAPAEVRPKVGVALYPLSDFEHQVNYLDVVVPSRVTDPVMRGHYETFFEPYSRRIFATTGGRPSAPGADYSRWTAAHLASKLEVPFFVIHEDRDALVPYEQTQSLVAAAGAWVSPLYVMHGAPADWNTSPLSHGPLVEAYVGAMIPLYLGHLLTELGAPAQLLAVPYLQAHLRTYLQDVRDLKRRGLDMEGAAPRLRTLTDARVVMVEVSTGRLVYGAELMAEEVNAVWGTPYTASTIRDALGVGLPP is encoded by the coding sequence ATGACCGTTCTTGGCGCCGTCCTCCTGGGCGGCCTCCCCCTGGCATGTGACACCGGCTCCGAGGACACCCGCGAGGATGGCGGCGTCAGCCTCCCGGATGCGTCGACCCCGCCGGACGCCGGTGTCCCCGACGCGGGTGCACCGGAGGACGGCGGCTCCGACGCGGGCACGGCCGAGCTCACGGTGACGGTGCTGAGCACGGGGCAGGCCACGCTCGAAGGCGAGGTGTGGCCCTACCAACTGCTGCGCCTGGAGGAGCCCGGCAAGGCCCCTTCGTACGCGCAATGGTTCCCGCCGAAGAAGCCGGGCACCTGGCCCGTCATGGTGCTCACGCGTCCGTATGACGGCATCGCGTGGACGGGCGAGGCGGTGGACGCGCGCTGGGCGGCGCGGCCCAACGGGCTCTACCTGGATGACAGCGAGCCGAACTTCGACGGCGGCGCGCACTACATCGCCTATTCGCAGAGCACGCCGGAGAGCATCGCGGGGGAGTCCTCCATCTACCTGCGGCACGACTTCGGGGTGCTGGCCATCTTCGGCCGCTTCTACGCGGGCGGTGACATCCAGAACGACCGCGACGACATGGCCCTGGGCATGCGTTTCCTCACCGTGGCCGAGGGCGTGGACCGGGCGCGCATCGGCATCTTCGGAGGCTCGTGGGGCGGGTTCAACGCGCTGTACGCCGCGGTGGACGCGCCCGCCGAGGTGCGGCCGAAGGTGGGCGTCGCCCTCTATCCGCTGTCGGACTTCGAGCACCAGGTGAACTACCTGGACGTCGTCGTGCCCTCGCGCGTGACGGACCCGGTGATGCGCGGCCACTACGAGACGTTCTTCGAGCCGTACTCCCGCCGCATCTTCGCCACCACGGGCGGCCGTCCCTCCGCGCCCGGCGCGGACTACAGCCGGTGGACGGCGGCGCACCTGGCCTCGAAGCTGGAGGTGCCCTTCTTCGTCATCCACGAGGACCGGGACGCGCTCGTGCCCTACGAGCAGACGCAGTCCCTGGTGGCGGCGGCGGGCGCCTGGGTGTCGCCGCTCTACGTGATGCATGGCGCGCCCGCGGACTGGAACACCTCGCCGTTGAGTCACGGCCCGCTGGTGGAGGCCTACGTGGGGGCGATGATTCCCCTCTACCTGGGGCACCTGCTGACGGAGCTCGGGGCGCCCGCGCAGTTGCTCGCCGTCCCGTACCTCCAGGCCCACCTGCGCACGTACCTTCAGGATGTGCGCGACTTGAAGCGGCGGGGGCTCGACATGGAGGGCGCGGCGCCCAGGTTGCGCACGCTGACGGATGCCCGGGTGGTGATGGTGGAGGTGAGCACCGGCCGCCTCGTCTACGGCGCGGAGCTGATGGCGGAGGAGGTCAACGCCGTGTGGGGCACGCCGTACACGGCGTCGACCATCCGGGACGCGCTCGGGGTGGGGTTGCCTCCCTGA
- a CDS encoding type 1 glutamine amidotransferase domain-containing protein: MRKLKGLRVAVLVADGFEQIELTAPVKKLERQGADVTIVSPYRGRIRGMNHLMPGKKVSVDATLREVKAADFDAVLIPGGLVNPDLLRQSALALDFVRDADALDLPIAVICHGPWVLISAGLVEGRSLASWPGIRDDVRNAGGRWVDQAALRDGNWVSSPGPRQMFAFIKGMVELFEEKMPEVVARAPLVPQRQRVPRALWPKLLAGTLATAALGLGARRLALR, translated from the coding sequence ATGAGGAAACTGAAGGGACTGCGGGTGGCGGTGCTCGTGGCGGATGGCTTCGAGCAAATCGAGCTGACGGCGCCGGTGAAGAAGCTGGAGCGACAAGGCGCCGACGTGACGATTGTGTCGCCCTACCGGGGGCGCATCCGCGGGATGAACCACCTGATGCCGGGCAAGAAGGTGTCCGTGGACGCGACGCTCCGCGAGGTGAAGGCCGCGGACTTCGACGCGGTGCTCATCCCGGGCGGGCTGGTGAACCCGGACCTGCTCCGGCAGAGCGCGCTCGCCCTGGACTTCGTGCGGGACGCCGACGCGCTGGACCTGCCCATCGCCGTCATCTGTCACGGCCCCTGGGTGCTGATTTCGGCGGGCCTCGTGGAAGGCCGTTCGCTGGCGTCCTGGCCCGGCATCCGCGACGACGTGCGCAACGCGGGCGGACGGTGGGTGGACCAAGCGGCGCTTCGCGATGGCAACTGGGTGTCCAGCCCCGGCCCGCGTCAGATGTTCGCGTTCATCAAGGGCATGGTGGAGCTCTTCGAGGAGAAGATGCCCGAGGTGGTGGCGCGCGCTCCGCTGGTGCCGCAGCGGCAGCGGGTGCCTCGCGCCCTCTGGCCCAAGCTGCTCGCGGGGACGCTGGCCACCGCGGCGCTCGGGCTGGGCGCGCGGCGGCTGGCCCTGCGCTGA
- the sufC gene encoding Fe-S cluster assembly ATPase SufC yields the protein MALLTVRNLHARVAGKDILKGIDLEVAPGEVHAIMGPNGSGKSTLASVLAGRDGYEVTQGEVLFDGKPLLELSPEDRAAAGVFLAFQYPVEIPGVGNIHFLRTALNAQRRAKGLEELDAMDFLQLAKEKSKLVQLDAAFMNRSVNEGFSGGEKKRNEVFQMAVLEPRLAILDETDSGLDIDALRTVAGGVNALRSPERGMVLITHYQRLLDYIVPDKVHVMAAGRIVRSGGRELALELEEKGYGWLGLEGGKAASAAGARR from the coding sequence ATGGCGCTATTGACTGTTCGCAACCTGCACGCCCGCGTGGCGGGCAAGGACATCCTCAAGGGTATCGACCTGGAGGTCGCCCCCGGTGAGGTCCACGCCATCATGGGCCCCAACGGCTCCGGCAAGAGCACGTTGGCCAGCGTGCTGGCGGGCCGTGACGGCTACGAGGTGACGCAGGGCGAGGTGCTCTTCGACGGCAAGCCGCTGTTGGAGCTGTCGCCCGAGGACCGCGCCGCGGCCGGCGTGTTCCTCGCGTTCCAGTACCCGGTGGAGATTCCGGGCGTGGGCAACATCCACTTCCTGCGCACCGCGCTCAACGCGCAGCGCCGCGCGAAGGGGCTGGAGGAGCTGGACGCCATGGACTTCCTCCAGTTGGCCAAGGAGAAGTCGAAGCTGGTGCAGCTCGACGCGGCCTTCATGAACCGCTCGGTGAACGAGGGCTTCTCCGGCGGCGAGAAGAAGCGCAACGAGGTGTTCCAGATGGCGGTGCTGGAGCCGCGGCTGGCCATCCTCGACGAGACGGACTCCGGCCTGGACATCGACGCGCTGCGCACGGTGGCGGGCGGGGTGAACGCGCTGCGCTCGCCCGAGCGCGGCATGGTGCTGATTACGCACTACCAGCGGCTGCTCGACTACATCGTCCCGGACAAGGTGCACGTCATGGCGGCGGGCCGCATCGTCCGCTCCGGCGGGCGCGAGCTGGCGCTGGAGCTGGAGGAGAAGGGCTACGGCTGGCTGGGCCTGGAGGGTGGCAAGGCTGCTTCCGCGGCGGGGGCACGCCGATGA
- the sufD gene encoding Fe-S cluster assembly protein SufD: protein MTAGLAHYLDVATRFQASPEQASAPQWLKHLRADALAHFERQGLPTPRDEAWKYSRLAPIAEGAFQPVVRDARDAAHLASVVERLALPGPRLVFVDGRLAPELSSVAGLPRGLTLKPLRDAVREDGALLESLVGQRALAKEHAFTALNAALLEEGALLRLAPGALSEAPVQLLFLTRGEGPVLSSPRILVDAGESSEATLVETYASAGPAGSGATFTNAVTEVTLGDNASLHHYKLQAEADAALHVGALHARQGRDSRFASHAFAFGGAMARNEVHAAFAGEGGDATLNGLYVGQGAQHLDNRTALDHAVPRCTSRELYKGVLDGQSRGTFHGLIRVRQDAQRTDSRQQNRNLLLSETAQADARPQLEIFADDVKCAHGAAVGRLDAQALFYLRSRGVPRAEAERLLTYAFAREVVEAVPAGPVRTNIEALLALKLPGAAQREVTA from the coding sequence ATGACCGCCGGTCTGGCGCACTACCTGGACGTGGCCACGCGCTTTCAGGCGTCGCCCGAGCAGGCGTCCGCGCCGCAGTGGTTGAAGCACCTGCGCGCGGACGCGCTGGCGCACTTCGAGCGCCAGGGCCTGCCCACGCCGCGTGACGAGGCCTGGAAGTACTCGCGGCTGGCGCCCATCGCGGAAGGCGCGTTCCAGCCCGTGGTGCGCGACGCACGGGACGCGGCCCACCTGGCGTCGGTGGTGGAGCGGCTGGCCTTGCCGGGGCCTCGGTTGGTGTTCGTGGACGGTCGGCTCGCGCCGGAGCTGTCCTCCGTGGCGGGGCTGCCGCGCGGGCTGACGTTGAAGCCGCTGCGGGACGCGGTGCGCGAGGACGGCGCGCTGCTGGAGTCCCTGGTGGGGCAGCGCGCGTTGGCGAAGGAGCACGCCTTCACCGCGCTCAACGCGGCGCTGCTGGAGGAAGGCGCGCTGTTGCGGCTGGCGCCGGGCGCGCTGAGTGAAGCGCCGGTGCAGTTGCTGTTCCTCACGCGGGGCGAAGGCCCGGTGCTGTCCAGTCCTCGCATCCTCGTGGACGCGGGGGAGAGCAGCGAGGCCACGCTGGTGGAGACGTACGCCAGCGCGGGCCCGGCGGGTTCCGGGGCGACGTTCACCAACGCGGTGACCGAGGTGACGCTGGGCGACAACGCGAGCCTCCACCACTACAAGCTCCAGGCGGAGGCGGACGCGGCGCTGCACGTCGGCGCGCTCCACGCGCGGCAGGGGCGTGACAGCCGCTTCGCGTCGCATGCCTTCGCCTTCGGCGGCGCCATGGCGCGCAACGAGGTCCACGCGGCCTTCGCGGGCGAGGGCGGTGACGCGACGCTGAACGGCCTCTACGTGGGGCAGGGCGCGCAGCACCTGGACAACCGCACGGCGCTGGACCACGCGGTGCCCCGCTGCACCAGCCGTGAGCTGTACAAGGGCGTGCTGGATGGCCAGTCGCGAGGCACCTTCCACGGGCTCATCCGCGTGCGGCAGGACGCGCAGCGCACGGATTCGCGGCAGCAGAACCGCAACCTCCTGCTGTCGGAGACGGCGCAGGCGGATGCGCGGCCGCAGTTGGAAATCTTCGCGGACGACGTGAAGTGCGCGCACGGCGCGGCGGTGGGGCGGCTGGACGCGCAGGCGCTGTTCTACCTGCGCTCGCGCGGCGTGCCCCGGGCGGAGGCGGAGCGGCTGCTCACCTACGCCTTCGCGCGGGAGGTGGTGGAGGCGGTGCCCGCGGGTCCCGTGCGCACGAACATCGAAGCGCTCCTGGCCCTCAAGCTGCCGGGCGCGGCACAGCGGGAGGTGACGGCATGA
- the sufB gene encoding Fe-S cluster assembly protein SufB produces MSTDTLQELTRRPYAAGFVTQVESDTFPPGLDEDVIRQISAKKGEPEFLLDWRLKAFRHWQTMREPTWQAVTYVPIDYQAIRYYSAPKQKPVKASLDEVDPEILRTYEKLGIPLHEQKLLQNVAVDAVFDSVSVATTFKDKLAKAGVIFCSFSEAVREHPELVKKYLGTVVPYSDNYFAALNSAVFSDGSFVYIPKGVRCPMELSTYFRINAAETGQFERTLIVAEEGSYVSYLEGCTAPQRDTNQLHAAVVELVALDNATIKYSTVQNWYPGDAEGRGGIYNFVTKRGIAHRAAKISWTQVETGSAITWKYPSVILKGDDSVGEFYSVALTNNLQQADTGTKMVHIGKNSRSTIVSKGISAGRGQNTYRGLVKVLKSAENARNYTQCDSLLLGDKCGAHTVPYIEVKNASAQVEHEASTSKIGEDQLFYCRQRGISQEDAVSMIVNGFCRQVFKELPMEFAVEAQKLLGVSLEGSVG; encoded by the coding sequence ATGAGCACCGACACCCTCCAGGAACTGACGCGCCGCCCCTACGCGGCGGGCTTCGTCACCCAGGTGGAATCGGACACGTTCCCGCCGGGACTGGACGAGGACGTCATCCGTCAAATCTCCGCGAAGAAGGGTGAGCCGGAGTTCCTCCTCGACTGGCGCCTCAAGGCCTTCCGCCACTGGCAGACGATGCGGGAGCCCACGTGGCAGGCCGTCACGTACGTGCCCATCGACTATCAGGCCATCCGCTACTACTCGGCGCCCAAGCAGAAGCCGGTGAAGGCCAGCCTGGACGAGGTGGACCCGGAGATCCTGCGCACCTACGAGAAGCTCGGCATCCCGCTGCACGAGCAGAAGCTGCTCCAGAACGTCGCGGTGGACGCCGTGTTCGACTCGGTGTCGGTGGCCACCACGTTCAAGGACAAGCTGGCCAAGGCGGGCGTCATCTTCTGCTCGTTCTCCGAGGCCGTGCGCGAGCACCCGGAGCTGGTGAAGAAGTACCTGGGCACGGTGGTGCCGTACTCGGACAACTACTTCGCCGCGCTCAACTCCGCGGTCTTCAGTGACGGCTCGTTCGTCTACATCCCCAAGGGCGTGCGCTGTCCCATGGAGCTGTCCACGTACTTCCGCATCAACGCGGCGGAGACGGGCCAGTTCGAGCGCACGCTCATCGTCGCGGAAGAGGGCTCGTACGTGAGCTACCTGGAGGGCTGCACGGCGCCCCAGCGCGACACGAATCAGCTCCACGCCGCGGTGGTGGAGCTGGTGGCGTTGGACAACGCGACCATCAAGTACTCCACGGTGCAGAACTGGTACCCGGGCGACGCGGAGGGGCGGGGCGGCATCTACAACTTCGTCACCAAGCGCGGCATCGCGCACCGGGCGGCGAAGATTTCGTGGACGCAGGTGGAGACGGGCTCGGCCATTACCTGGAAGTACCCGAGCGTCATCCTCAAGGGGGATGACTCGGTGGGCGAGTTCTACTCGGTGGCGCTCACCAACAACCTGCAGCAGGCGGACACGGGCACGAAGATGGTGCACATCGGGAAGAACTCCCGCAGCACCATCGTGTCCAAGGGCATCTCCGCCGGGCGCGGGCAGAACACGTACCGCGGGCTGGTGAAGGTGCTCAAGAGCGCGGAGAACGCGCGCAACTACACGCAGTGCGATTCGCTGCTGCTCGGTGACAAGTGCGGCGCCCACACGGTGCCGTACATCGAGGTGAAGAACGCGTCGGCGCAGGTGGAGCACGAGGCGTCCACGTCGAAGATTGGCGAGGACCAGCTCTTCTACTGCCGGCAGCGGGGCATCTCGCAGGAGGACGCGGTGTCGATGATCGTCAACGGCTTCTGCCGCCAGGTGTTCAAGGAGCTCCCCATGGAGTTCGCGGTGGAAGCGCAGAAGCTGCTCGGAGTGAGTCTGGAAGGGAGCGTGGGGTAG
- a CDS encoding YXWGXW repeat-containing protein: protein MTPRWWACLVAMLAAPMVHAQTAPVPASDPEYAEYAYDDTEFEDEDTAPTAPYAPPQLPAENLSARPFAGAVWASGHWYWDGNEWRFNNGTWLAPMDGYRFINGYWEQDGRMWRWVSGGWARHDSGMVEIPIAVTSAELSTQQAPPALRVEHAPPPPAPSYVWTPGYWYWAGASYMWVGGMWAAPPRPGLVYVSSRWVQRGPSWYFSAGGWANRGSVRVTVPVYRHASITVTRRHPHYFAHSWRRYPAVRHYGYHYTNDYRRGPSPVRQHYRGGGHNRHGNGGGYHRASPGGQQHRGSHGGQRRDGGRRGGRD, encoded by the coding sequence ATGACTCCTCGATGGTGGGCTTGTCTGGTGGCCATGCTGGCGGCGCCAATGGTTCATGCGCAGACCGCACCGGTCCCCGCGTCGGACCCGGAGTACGCCGAGTACGCATACGACGACACGGAGTTCGAGGACGAGGACACGGCGCCCACGGCGCCCTACGCCCCGCCCCAGCTCCCCGCGGAAAACCTCTCCGCCCGGCCCTTCGCGGGCGCCGTGTGGGCCTCCGGCCACTGGTACTGGGACGGCAACGAGTGGCGCTTCAACAACGGCACCTGGCTGGCGCCCATGGACGGCTACCGGTTCATCAACGGCTACTGGGAGCAGGATGGCCGGATGTGGCGGTGGGTGTCTGGTGGCTGGGCGCGTCATGACTCGGGGATGGTCGAAATCCCCATCGCCGTGACGAGCGCGGAGCTGTCCACGCAGCAGGCCCCGCCGGCGCTCCGCGTCGAGCACGCGCCTCCGCCCCCCGCCCCTTCCTACGTCTGGACGCCGGGCTACTGGTACTGGGCGGGCGCCAGCTACATGTGGGTGGGTGGCATGTGGGCCGCCCCGCCCCGTCCCGGCCTCGTCTACGTGTCGTCCCGCTGGGTGCAGCGCGGGCCGTCCTGGTACTTCTCCGCGGGCGGCTGGGCCAACCGCGGCTCGGTGCGAGTCACCGTGCCCGTCTACCGCCACGCGAGCATCACCGTGACGCGCCGGCACCCGCACTACTTCGCACATAGCTGGCGCCGGTACCCAGCGGTGCGCCACTACGGGTACCACTACACCAACGACTACCGCCGGGGCCCGAGCCCGGTGCGCCAGCACTACCGCGGCGGCGGCCACAACCGGCACGGCAATGGCGGCGGCTACCACCGCGCCTCGCCGGGTGGGCAGCAGCACCGCGGCTCGCACGGCGGACAGCGCCGCGACGGTGGGCGCCGCGGCGGCCGGGACTGA
- the sufU gene encoding Fe-S cluster assembly sulfur transfer protein SufU has product MSSDDLKDLYQEVVLEHSKRPRNYRVVEGATAEAAGHNPLCGDQLVVTLKVEDGVIKDVGFQGQGCAISKASASLMTGAVKDRTRAEAEAIFERVHTLVTQGPEAVDVDALGKLAVLSGVSEFPARVKCASLAWHTLRAALEGRGEAVSTE; this is encoded by the coding sequence GTGAGCTCGGATGACTTGAAGGACCTCTACCAGGAGGTCGTGCTGGAGCACTCCAAGCGGCCCCGCAACTACCGCGTGGTGGAGGGCGCCACCGCGGAGGCCGCGGGCCACAACCCGCTGTGCGGCGACCAGTTGGTGGTGACGCTGAAGGTGGAGGACGGCGTCATCAAGGACGTGGGCTTCCAGGGGCAGGGCTGCGCGATTTCCAAGGCGTCCGCGTCGCTGATGACGGGCGCGGTGAAGGACCGGACGCGCGCGGAGGCCGAGGCCATCTTCGAGCGCGTCCACACGCTGGTGACGCAAGGTCCGGAGGCGGTGGACGTGGACGCGCTGGGCAAGCTGGCGGTGCTGTCCGGCGTGAGTGAATTCCCCGCGCGGGTGAAGTGCGCCAGCCTGGCGTGGCACACGCTGCGCGCGGCTTTGGAGGGACGCGGCGAAGCCGTGTCCACGGAGTAG